The following are from one region of the Streptomyces sp. NBC_01264 genome:
- a CDS encoding FkbM family methyltransferase, whose translation MLPQAAIRHLCARWADSSPPLTKVGGLPGLQQLIDSSALPAFRFSAAGQTPPPALSPLVCSVRVVPAGWEWTLSALPGVADEDRLWALAGLVEAVLHSLAAVPDLTVAQAAEQAGPLGFETQVLGGTGLAEVTTALRGWGYAVGLPVTVHRVETEQTQASSGPAGGGLRPAAWGANLVILEQGLGNLPQPKHEAAPEGETALGTGLGALPDGRPIAQTNANETRELYDEIVVRNQYLRHGVQLCDGDTVVDVGANIGMFALFAAAQASKVTVHAFEPVPIVARALQTNMSLYGISGTVSCAAAGASAGVRALTFYPQSSLQSGFYADAEGDQHIVGEYARHQAEALPGLPAELRAAVAEALAPTARARTAERQELQVPVIRLSDWIRDNAVSRIDLLKVDAERAEEDVLAGLDDEHWPRIGQVVAEVHDRDGRVDRLRTLLQRWGFETVLEQDALFAGSEIYMLYGLRPGASRPEVPWMESQIAAAERWAQTSALPLYVTSRPGAMPAETQIARKAVAARGLTWVEPPPLTPADVAAEKPRVVLAWAEAVLRRMTSAHRPVVKAVVVDGDNTLWGGVCGEIGPENVDTGGSYRLVQEALRAQQEAGRVLCLCSRNNPGDLEAVFAAHPDMPLGLGDFTVVRAGWGPKSVAVGEIADELGFGVESLVFVDDSAAERAEVAIAYPGVTVVDLPAEAEAFTAALRGTWQLALEGTGTAEDRARAALIAGEARRRRTAAQAATTAEYLEQLDLHVEVSEATEDEVERIAQLAARTTQFNLALRGHTPGTVRQVLGATGVALSVRVRDRFGDYGLVGFASADADGRVLRVRDFFVSCRALGRNVEWCVLRELAGRAGARGLDGIALTGTPGPRNRPALEFADAARTRFNLSDAPDLVDASAAATLDWRLLTAPQAAAAAPIAGELPSTGVSSRVRWPVSQQAAALAAEAYRLPGETASTTPYVAPQTETERRIAAVWEETLKVAPIGVHDDLFTLGCDSLTAAVICARLRRHGVELAVHELLAHPTIRGAARQAGAWQRPANELPPDADTAPASLGQQRVWAAEAIGERGNAQVIPLTNRIAGPLDLGRLRSALEALVARHPALRTVLVDGGGALMQRRLTACEGVDIKVHDVSSLPETDRAGRADLLARRFFQATFDIGRDVMLRATVLRLGPDDHVLLLMLHHSAADGWSVDVLQRDLGAAYTDPQALAGVPVGATFAQYSAAALRRRESGTFDPGAAAVRAALDRAAARPWSTPSGLPTEPCHLRFALGSDLMGSVRAAARSRSVTPVAVHLASWQLLLAAAAGTDAVATGCPVAGRNEEAFADTVGFFANLVPVPVRFDWSATAGGHLDTAVAATAEALSHAEVPYGLVADGAGAVFDTLFTLQPPATHPLRLDGCTITGSEPALWPVPYPLMLDVQEHADGASALLRFDAHARHPVDPPWLVEAYPLVLAALCTLPELPLQRLRILLRPGTATVHDLLRDRLANLREDGESR comes from the coding sequence GTGCTTCCGCAAGCCGCGATCCGCCACCTCTGCGCACGGTGGGCCGACAGCTCGCCGCCGCTGACCAAGGTCGGCGGGCTCCCGGGCCTGCAGCAGCTGATCGACTCCAGCGCGCTGCCGGCGTTCCGCTTTTCGGCGGCCGGGCAGACCCCGCCCCCGGCGCTGTCTCCACTCGTCTGCTCGGTCCGCGTCGTTCCGGCGGGCTGGGAGTGGACCCTCAGCGCTCTGCCCGGAGTCGCCGACGAGGACAGGCTGTGGGCACTCGCCGGCCTAGTTGAAGCCGTACTGCACTCTCTGGCTGCTGTACCGGACCTGACCGTGGCCCAGGCCGCGGAGCAGGCCGGGCCGCTGGGCTTCGAGACCCAGGTCCTGGGGGGTACCGGACTTGCTGAAGTGACCACCGCGCTTCGCGGTTGGGGGTACGCGGTCGGGCTGCCCGTGACGGTGCACCGCGTCGAGACCGAGCAGACGCAGGCGTCGTCGGGGCCGGCTGGAGGAGGGCTCCGGCCGGCGGCGTGGGGAGCGAATCTCGTCATCCTGGAGCAGGGCCTCGGTAACCTCCCGCAGCCGAAGCACGAGGCAGCCCCGGAAGGTGAGACCGCGCTGGGGACGGGCCTGGGAGCGCTGCCGGACGGCCGCCCTATCGCGCAGACGAACGCGAACGAGACACGTGAGCTCTACGACGAGATCGTCGTCCGCAACCAGTACCTGCGACACGGCGTGCAGCTCTGCGACGGCGACACCGTCGTCGATGTCGGGGCCAACATCGGGATGTTCGCTCTGTTCGCCGCCGCGCAGGCGAGCAAGGTCACGGTCCACGCCTTCGAGCCGGTCCCCATCGTGGCCCGCGCACTGCAGACGAACATGAGCCTGTACGGGATCAGCGGCACGGTGAGCTGCGCTGCTGCCGGAGCGAGCGCAGGCGTCCGGGCGCTCACCTTCTACCCGCAGTCGTCGCTGCAGTCCGGCTTCTACGCCGACGCCGAGGGCGACCAGCACATCGTGGGGGAGTACGCCCGCCACCAGGCTGAGGCACTTCCCGGACTCCCCGCCGAGCTGCGAGCGGCCGTCGCCGAGGCCCTCGCGCCGACAGCCCGCGCACGTACGGCCGAGCGGCAGGAGCTCCAGGTTCCGGTGATCCGCCTGTCGGACTGGATCCGCGACAACGCCGTGAGCCGCATCGACCTCCTGAAGGTCGACGCCGAGCGCGCCGAGGAGGACGTCCTCGCCGGGCTCGACGACGAGCACTGGCCCCGTATCGGCCAGGTCGTCGCCGAGGTCCACGACCGGGACGGACGGGTGGACAGGCTCAGAACCCTCCTCCAGCGCTGGGGCTTCGAGACGGTCCTCGAACAGGACGCGTTGTTCGCCGGATCGGAGATCTACATGCTGTACGGGCTGCGGCCCGGCGCCTCGCGCCCCGAAGTCCCGTGGATGGAGAGCCAGATCGCGGCCGCCGAACGCTGGGCCCAGACCTCAGCCCTGCCCCTGTATGTGACCTCTCGCCCCGGCGCGATGCCCGCCGAGACGCAGATCGCCCGTAAGGCCGTCGCAGCCCGCGGCCTGACCTGGGTCGAGCCGCCGCCCCTCACACCGGCCGACGTCGCCGCCGAGAAGCCGCGTGTGGTGCTGGCGTGGGCAGAGGCGGTGCTGCGACGGATGACCTCCGCGCATCGGCCAGTGGTCAAGGCCGTGGTCGTGGACGGCGACAACACGCTGTGGGGCGGAGTATGCGGCGAGATCGGGCCCGAGAACGTGGACACGGGCGGCTCCTACCGGCTGGTGCAGGAGGCGCTGCGCGCGCAGCAGGAGGCCGGGCGGGTGCTGTGCCTGTGCTCGCGCAACAACCCGGGCGACCTGGAGGCGGTGTTCGCCGCCCACCCGGACATGCCGTTGGGCCTGGGGGACTTCACGGTGGTGCGAGCGGGCTGGGGCCCGAAGTCCGTCGCCGTCGGTGAGATCGCCGACGAGCTCGGCTTCGGGGTGGAGTCGCTGGTCTTCGTCGACGACAGCGCGGCCGAGCGGGCCGAGGTGGCCATCGCGTACCCGGGAGTCACGGTCGTCGACCTGCCCGCCGAGGCTGAGGCTTTCACCGCCGCCCTGCGTGGTACGTGGCAGCTGGCGCTGGAGGGCACCGGGACCGCGGAGGACCGCGCGCGGGCGGCCCTGATCGCGGGGGAGGCCCGGCGCCGGAGGACTGCGGCGCAGGCGGCGACGACGGCTGAGTACCTGGAGCAGCTGGATCTCCATGTGGAGGTGTCCGAGGCGACGGAGGACGAGGTGGAGCGGATCGCGCAGCTCGCGGCCCGCACCACCCAGTTCAACCTGGCGCTGCGCGGCCATACGCCGGGAACAGTCCGTCAGGTCCTCGGTGCCACTGGGGTGGCGCTGTCGGTCCGGGTGCGCGACCGCTTCGGTGACTACGGGCTCGTCGGCTTCGCCTCGGCCGACGCCGACGGCCGGGTGCTGCGGGTGAGGGACTTCTTCGTCAGCTGCCGCGCCCTGGGACGCAACGTCGAGTGGTGCGTCCTGCGAGAGCTGGCCGGGCGGGCCGGCGCTCGAGGCCTGGACGGCATCGCTCTCACCGGCACGCCGGGCCCGCGCAACCGGCCAGCCCTGGAGTTCGCCGACGCGGCACGGACCCGGTTCAACCTCTCGGATGCGCCCGACCTGGTAGATGCTTCGGCGGCCGCGACCTTGGACTGGCGGCTCCTCACCGCGCCGCAGGCCGCCGCCGCGGCCCCGATCGCCGGTGAGCTCCCGTCCACCGGGGTGTCGTCGCGGGTGCGCTGGCCCGTCTCGCAACAGGCCGCGGCGCTGGCCGCTGAGGCCTACCGGCTCCCCGGCGAGACGGCGTCCACCACCCCGTACGTCGCGCCGCAGACCGAGACGGAGCGCCGGATCGCAGCGGTGTGGGAGGAGACGCTCAAGGTCGCACCGATCGGCGTCCACGACGACCTGTTCACGCTGGGCTGCGACTCGCTGACCGCCGCGGTGATCTGCGCGCGCCTTCGCCGACACGGAGTGGAGCTGGCGGTCCACGAGCTCCTGGCGCATCCGACCATCCGCGGGGCGGCCCGGCAGGCGGGCGCGTGGCAGCGGCCTGCCAACGAGCTGCCGCCGGACGCGGACACCGCGCCTGCGTCGCTCGGGCAGCAGCGCGTCTGGGCTGCGGAGGCGATCGGCGAGCGCGGAAACGCCCAGGTCATCCCCCTGACGAACCGGATCGCCGGCCCGCTCGATCTCGGCCGGCTGCGCTCGGCGCTGGAGGCGCTCGTCGCCCGGCACCCGGCCCTGCGCACCGTGCTGGTCGACGGCGGCGGGGCGCTGATGCAGCGCCGGCTGACCGCCTGCGAGGGGGTCGACATCAAGGTCCACGACGTGTCGAGCCTGCCGGAGACCGACCGTGCCGGCCGGGCGGACCTGCTGGCCCGCCGGTTCTTCCAGGCGACGTTCGACATCGGCCGGGACGTGATGCTGCGCGCGACCGTGCTGCGGCTGGGCCCGGACGACCATGTGCTGCTGCTGATGCTGCACCACAGCGCGGCCGACGGCTGGTCCGTCGACGTCCTCCAGCGCGACCTGGGCGCCGCGTACACGGATCCGCAGGCCCTGGCCGGCGTTCCGGTCGGTGCGACGTTCGCCCAGTACAGTGCTGCGGCCCTCCGGCGGCGCGAGAGCGGCACGTTCGACCCGGGCGCGGCCGCCGTCCGCGCCGCGCTCGACCGGGCAGCCGCCCGCCCCTGGAGCACGCCCTCCGGGCTGCCCACCGAGCCCTGCCACCTTCGCTTCGCACTGGGCTCCGACCTGATGGGCTCGGTTCGGGCGGCGGCGCGAAGCCGGTCTGTCACGCCGGTCGCGGTCCACCTCGCCTCCTGGCAGCTCCTGCTCGCGGCCGCGGCCGGCACGGATGCGGTGGCGACGGGCTGCCCGGTCGCGGGCCGCAACGAGGAGGCGTTCGCCGACACGGTCGGCTTCTTCGCCAACCTCGTCCCCGTCCCGGTCCGCTTCGACTGGTCCGCCACCGCCGGCGGGCACCTTGATACGGCAGTTGCCGCCACGGCCGAGGCGCTGAGCCACGCCGAGGTGCCCTACGGGCTGGTCGCCGACGGCGCCGGTGCGGTCTTCGACACGCTCTTCACCCTCCAGCCACCCGCCACGCACCCGCTGCGCCTCGACGGCTGCACCATCACGGGCAGCGAACCGGCCCTGTGGCCGGTGCCGTACCCGCTGATGCTCGACGTCCAGGAGCACGCTGACGGGGCGAGCGCGCTGCTGCGGTTCGACGCCCACGCCCGCCACCCCGTGGATCCGCCGTGGCTGGTCGAGGCGTACCCGCTCGTCCTGGCCGCGCTCTGCACCCTGCCCGAACTGCCCCTGCAGCGGCTGCGGATCCTGCTGCGGCCCGGCACCGCCACCGTGCACGACCTGCTCCGTGACCGACTGGCCAACCTGCGAGAGGACGGCGAATCCCGGTGA
- a CDS encoding SGNH/GDSL hydrolase family protein, translating to MTLEITLQILWLGTSIMEHRQAYSPRLTDPTNLAQVGETVRIEEHRSYGYVHNIHLALQLAHPRVAFVCHNQGQGGATSRDLARAARDLSTGTTFDIAVFGCGINDVWRAYQGRDAEAVSIDEYAEHYTTTLTVLAARARHIVCVSETPIGPIADPQTVAAMNEDLARYNQAAGQRAANAGVPFIDVWTPFTETAYALARHRSTETPMLWSDGVHLSDLGVALLTQQVEAHLRENRVVERLLPEQHQIRSDG from the coding sequence ATGACCTTGGAGATCACCTTGCAGATTTTGTGGCTCGGAACTTCGATCATGGAACACCGTCAGGCTTACAGCCCGCGGCTGACCGACCCGACGAACCTTGCCCAGGTCGGGGAAACGGTCCGCATCGAGGAGCACCGCTCGTACGGATACGTGCATAACATCCACCTCGCACTCCAGCTGGCCCACCCCCGGGTGGCCTTCGTATGCCACAACCAAGGGCAGGGCGGCGCCACCTCCCGCGACCTTGCCCGCGCCGCGCGCGACCTCTCCACCGGAACCACATTCGACATCGCTGTCTTCGGGTGCGGCATCAACGACGTCTGGCGTGCCTATCAGGGGCGTGATGCCGAGGCCGTGTCCATCGATGAGTACGCAGAGCACTACACGACCACCCTCACCGTCCTGGCCGCGCGGGCGCGTCACATCGTCTGCGTCTCCGAGACCCCGATCGGGCCCATCGCGGATCCGCAGACTGTCGCCGCGATGAACGAGGATCTCGCTCGCTACAACCAGGCCGCCGGCCAGCGCGCGGCCAACGCCGGCGTCCCCTTCATCGACGTCTGGACCCCGTTCACCGAGACCGCATACGCACTCGCCCGCCACCGGAGCACGGAAACGCCGATGCTGTGGAGCGACGGCGTACACCTCTCCGATCTCGGCGTCGCTCTGCTGACTCAGCAGGTCGAGGCGCACCTGCGCGAAAATCGCGTCGTCGAGCGGCTACTCCCGGAGCAGCACCAGATCCGATCCGACGGGTGA
- a CDS encoding SDR family oxidoreductase, with the protein MTVLIVGGSGFLGAELVRQGRSAGSATAATFHSSPGQIAGVSWHRLDLRNPASLNEALDAIRPRAVINASSGGAEWAVTAEGGMRLAQAAAQRGIKLVHVSSDAVFSGRDNLYNETFLPDPVTPYGAAKAVAETAVRLLGAGAVVARTSLIIGDGGSEHERLVHALAAGTRDGALFMDDVRCPVHVGDLAAALWELTLSDMAGVFHLAGPDAVSRHELGTLIAQRDGLDPSLLPTGRRADSGLPGGLRVHLDSRVSQKTLATRLRGAREFLRRQNPDR; encoded by the coding sequence ATGACGGTACTGATTGTGGGCGGCAGCGGGTTCTTGGGCGCTGAGCTTGTCCGCCAGGGACGTTCAGCGGGTTCGGCGACGGCCGCCACCTTCCACTCGAGCCCCGGCCAGATCGCTGGTGTGTCGTGGCACCGCCTTGATCTACGCAACCCTGCGAGCCTCAACGAAGCGCTGGATGCCATCAGGCCAAGGGCGGTCATCAACGCGAGCAGCGGTGGAGCCGAGTGGGCAGTCACGGCGGAGGGCGGGATGCGTCTGGCCCAAGCCGCGGCACAACGGGGCATCAAGCTGGTCCACGTCTCGAGTGACGCCGTGTTCTCCGGCCGCGACAACCTGTATAACGAGACGTTTCTACCCGACCCAGTAACACCGTACGGGGCGGCAAAGGCGGTGGCTGAGACGGCCGTGCGGCTACTGGGTGCGGGTGCCGTCGTCGCACGGACCTCTCTGATCATCGGCGATGGCGGGTCCGAGCACGAACGCCTGGTGCACGCTCTGGCCGCCGGCACGCGTGACGGGGCCCTGTTCATGGACGACGTCCGATGTCCCGTCCACGTCGGCGATCTAGCCGCCGCACTGTGGGAGCTCACCTTGTCCGATATGGCTGGCGTCTTTCACCTCGCCGGCCCCGACGCCGTCAGCCGTCACGAACTCGGCACCCTTATAGCGCAGCGGGACGGCCTTGACCCGTCGCTGTTGCCGACCGGCCGTCGCGCCGACAGCGGTCTCCCAGGCGGACTCCGGGTCCACCTCGACAGCCGCGTCTCCCAGAAGACCCTCGCCACCCGCCTTCGCGGAGCCCGGGAGTTCCTCCGGCGCCAGAACCCCGACCGCTGA
- a CDS encoding isochorismatase family cysteine hydrolase: MNPPQSAALVIVDVQAGFINDHSKGAVPPVVRLVHAWVAAGRPVVFTRFYNPPGSPYERVTGWTDLRTPEEQRIVEELAPYVRSAAAVIDKPSSSALTPEFIRLVQTAGWTDLVLAGIDTDACVYDTAIAAYHSGILPWIVTDACASTGGLEYHEAALLLARRNISPQQLLTADELLAGVVGPLEGASQGAQGGH, translated from the coding sequence GTGAATCCACCCCAATCGGCCGCGCTCGTCATCGTGGACGTGCAGGCCGGCTTCATCAACGACCACAGCAAGGGCGCCGTTCCGCCGGTCGTACGACTGGTTCACGCTTGGGTAGCCGCAGGCCGACCAGTGGTCTTCACCCGGTTCTACAACCCCCCCGGCTCCCCGTACGAACGCGTGACCGGATGGACAGACCTGAGGACACCGGAGGAACAACGCATCGTGGAGGAGCTCGCACCGTACGTCCGGTCCGCCGCCGCGGTCATCGACAAGCCCAGCTCCAGCGCCCTGACCCCCGAGTTCATTCGGCTCGTCCAGACAGCCGGATGGACGGACCTCGTACTTGCGGGCATCGACACCGACGCCTGTGTCTACGACACGGCGATCGCCGCGTACCACTCAGGCATCCTGCCCTGGATCGTGACGGACGCCTGCGCATCGACCGGGGGCCTGGAGTACCACGAGGCGGCGCTCCTCCTCGCACGGCGCAACATCAGCCCTCAGCAGCTGCTGACCGCGGATGAACTGCTCGCTGGCGTGGTCGGCCCGCTGGAAGGGGCAAGCCAAGGTGCCCAGGGCGGACACTGA
- a CDS encoding XRE family transcriptional regulator produces the protein MAAVVQWTGREAALLGQAMRLPIRVYAEQLGVNPKTVTKWRKHGRSIKLRPETADMLDAMKLRCTPDVLETFHASLAEEGDDPAVGVQSAEPDPEGTPALGPATVVSHKFIPVYVGEAVQAITGTPRGPGPGGLEHRSTPAAHPDASADSQLHLYDCGVVIAHLVQPLHVQSLGELAAWRYRTYAADLRWADSRIRELLSAQAQTRTPAPTYVLSAYLLEDSPWQGTDLESALQLLTTPSVLVDRQDPEAAVRLGDDVERKLLVEGFEHADVIDFGSRAVALGLAGWSGVAYHPIAPERALPMSSVVALELDVQTLWALSTYVLDEVEAGRDPVMPKDYGWRFLRGAYSRLTAARAQETAQHQLMREAILTTSQLPDRLRAAQEALRESGI, from the coding sequence ATGGCAGCCGTGGTGCAGTGGACAGGGCGCGAAGCCGCTCTCTTGGGACAGGCAATGAGGCTGCCAATTCGCGTGTACGCGGAGCAGCTCGGGGTGAACCCGAAGACCGTCACGAAGTGGCGCAAGCACGGGCGTTCCATAAAACTCCGACCGGAAACGGCGGACATGCTGGACGCGATGAAACTGCGCTGCACGCCGGACGTGCTGGAGACCTTCCACGCCTCCCTCGCCGAAGAGGGAGACGATCCGGCGGTCGGTGTCCAGTCTGCCGAGCCGGATCCGGAAGGCACGCCCGCCCTTGGCCCGGCAACCGTGGTGAGCCACAAGTTCATCCCCGTCTACGTCGGTGAAGCCGTTCAGGCGATCACGGGCACGCCAAGAGGCCCCGGTCCCGGCGGCCTGGAACACCGATCGACCCCAGCGGCGCATCCAGATGCCTCGGCGGACTCCCAACTGCACCTTTACGACTGCGGCGTTGTGATCGCGCACCTGGTCCAGCCCCTCCACGTACAGAGCCTCGGAGAGCTCGCGGCCTGGCGCTACCGCACCTATGCCGCCGACCTGCGCTGGGCGGACAGCCGAATCCGTGAGCTGCTCTCCGCGCAAGCCCAGACGCGTACTCCTGCACCGACCTACGTCCTGTCGGCCTATCTGCTGGAGGACTCGCCCTGGCAGGGAACCGACCTGGAGTCAGCCCTCCAGCTGCTCACCACGCCCTCGGTCCTGGTCGACCGACAGGACCCGGAGGCCGCGGTTCGCCTGGGCGATGACGTCGAACGCAAACTCCTGGTCGAGGGGTTCGAGCACGCGGACGTCATCGACTTCGGCAGCCGCGCAGTAGCCCTTGGGCTCGCCGGCTGGTCAGGCGTCGCCTACCACCCCATCGCTCCTGAGCGGGCCCTTCCCATGAGTTCCGTGGTCGCGCTCGAACTGGACGTCCAGACACTCTGGGCCCTCAGTACCTACGTCCTCGACGAGGTCGAAGCGGGCCGCGACCCCGTCATGCCCAAGGACTACGGATGGCGGTTCCTGCGCGGCGCCTACTCCCGGCTGACGGCGGCCCGCGCGCAGGAGACAGCGCAGCACCAACTGATGCGCGAAGCCATCCTCACGACCAGCCAGCTCCCCGACAGACTTCGCGCAGCGCAGGAAGCGCTGCGCGAATCCGGCATCTGA
- a CDS encoding WhiB family transcriptional regulator, whose protein sequence is MDWRHNSVCREEDPELFFPIGNTGPALLQIEEAKAVCRRCPVMEQCLQWALESGQDSGVWGGLSEDERRAMKRRAARNRARNATA, encoded by the coding sequence ATGGACTGGCGCCACAACTCCGTTTGCCGCGAGGAAGACCCCGAGCTCTTCTTCCCCATCGGCAACACCGGTCCCGCGCTGCTGCAGATCGAGGAAGCCAAGGCCGTCTGCCGCCGCTGCCCCGTCATGGAGCAGTGCCTGCAGTGGGCGCTCGAGTCCGGCCAGGACTCCGGCGTCTGGGGCGGCCTCAGCGAGGACGAGCGCCGCGCAATGAAGCGCCGCGCCGCTCGCAACCGGGCGCGCAACGCGACCGCCTGA
- a CDS encoding GntR family transcriptional regulator: MTDAPGPAQPKFQYQRIADQLRAAIAEGRHRAGERLPGEDALAKEYGVGAVTIQRAVELLKNDGFLAGRRGSGVYVQDLQLLRRHGTPRRTDGQWAAGPRIWPANETQRPTIDQVEVNEEPAPSGVAAVLGLHAEEDALVCDCRFLVDGRPVKLVRTYLPTRLSRGGAVARADSAPGDLQSMLAELGLHPEYIREEVRGRAPFSEEANRLGIPIGRFVLEAYRVAIDGNGQAIGVEQTTMDSASYVVEYAYEL, encoded by the coding sequence ATGACCGACGCGCCGGGCCCCGCGCAGCCCAAGTTCCAGTACCAGCGCATCGCCGACCAGCTCAGGGCTGCAATCGCGGAGGGCCGCCACCGTGCCGGCGAGCGACTTCCCGGCGAGGACGCTCTCGCCAAGGAGTACGGGGTCGGCGCGGTCACCATCCAGCGCGCAGTTGAGCTGCTCAAGAACGACGGCTTCCTCGCTGGGCGCCGCGGGTCGGGCGTCTACGTGCAGGATCTGCAGCTCCTCAGACGGCACGGCACGCCTCGTCGAACAGATGGCCAGTGGGCGGCCGGCCCGAGGATCTGGCCGGCGAACGAAACGCAGAGGCCGACCATCGATCAGGTGGAGGTCAACGAGGAACCAGCCCCGTCCGGCGTCGCTGCGGTTCTCGGCCTCCACGCCGAGGAAGACGCTCTGGTCTGCGACTGCCGCTTCCTCGTCGACGGCCGTCCGGTGAAGCTCGTCCGCACGTACCTGCCGACGCGGCTCTCCAGAGGAGGCGCGGTCGCCCGCGCCGACTCCGCGCCGGGCGACCTGCAGTCGATGCTCGCCGAACTGGGGCTCCATCCCGAGTACATCCGCGAGGAGGTCCGAGGAAGAGCACCCTTCAGCGAGGAGGCAAATCGGCTCGGAATCCCCATCGGACGGTTCGTCCTGGAGGCCTACCGGGTTGCCATCGACGGCAACGGACAGGCGATCGGCGTGGAGCAAACGACGATGGACAGCGCCTCGTATGTCGTGGAATACGCCTACGAACTGTAA
- a CDS encoding ATP-binding protein — MVTDRPELPASEPGLYLRHRDRGFVAHMLAGPQRLSLTRRLTAEILLAYGVSAETSATAQLILSELVGNAIRACGDDVPLVVEVYISDTGAAVAVHDPAPDLLPRPAASAMDSDVAESGRGLPLLNLLCTDIAVTTSPIGKQIRCLLEPT, encoded by the coding sequence GTGGTCACCGACCGGCCGGAGCTTCCGGCATCCGAGCCCGGTCTGTACCTCAGGCACCGCGACCGCGGATTCGTCGCGCACATGCTCGCCGGACCTCAGCGGCTCAGCCTCACCCGCCGCCTGACGGCCGAGATTTTGCTGGCCTACGGCGTCTCGGCCGAGACCTCGGCAACGGCGCAGCTGATCCTCTCAGAGCTGGTCGGCAACGCGATCCGCGCCTGCGGCGACGACGTCCCCCTGGTCGTCGAGGTGTACATCAGCGACACCGGGGCCGCAGTCGCTGTCCACGACCCGGCCCCCGACCTGCTTCCCCGGCCCGCCGCCTCCGCGATGGACAGCGACGTGGCCGAGTCCGGACGCGGCTTACCTCTGCTGAACCTGCTCTGCACCGACATCGCGGTCACCACCTCGCCCATCGGCAAGCAGATCCGCTGCCTCCTCGAGCCCACGTAA
- a CDS encoding transcriptional regulator, whose product MSEVGDLLDYLVAHHGGKAEAFLKRIAARHEHMGFGSMATHKQKLHRWKTGTRPDRTTQFALADFLGFPRRDVVELGWPAWLHRAVPDALLAPRRATPTALKAPRKAGETVERRRFMITAAAGGMALALAPGTPATASAGRRVGDGLAALHEQRLIALRHLDDKVGSGHVYNAAVNEFDMIAGALRTATYSEATGRRLLAAAADAQRAAGWTAYDSGHPDRAETHFADASEDALSSQDPEVLATTLSFWAIKLYSTGAPQEAVSLVEAAKVHGRATGSARMLAMLHARACRAHARAGDLRASDREANAALDAYSNAICLTEDLPSLYWVNLGEIYQLLGSSALNLGHPTRALDHFQQAATAGVAELQESYDGDSFPRGAAIYEARAAEAHLELDAVEQAVAVAHLAVEHMGGVNSARGSTALADLRTKLRAHQGVPEVRNFLEFTA is encoded by the coding sequence TTGAGCGAGGTCGGGGATCTTCTCGACTACCTCGTCGCACATCACGGGGGTAAGGCCGAAGCGTTCCTGAAACGGATCGCGGCCCGCCATGAGCACATGGGGTTCGGCAGCATGGCAACCCATAAGCAGAAGCTCCACCGCTGGAAGACCGGTACTCGGCCGGACAGAACCACCCAATTCGCGCTTGCCGATTTTCTGGGTTTCCCCCGGCGCGACGTTGTGGAACTCGGCTGGCCGGCCTGGCTGCATCGCGCAGTTCCCGATGCACTGCTCGCACCGCGCCGCGCGACCCCGACCGCGCTGAAGGCCCCACGAAAGGCCGGTGAAACCGTGGAACGTCGTCGGTTCATGATCACAGCCGCCGCCGGCGGCATGGCCCTCGCCCTTGCACCCGGCACCCCAGCCACGGCCAGTGCCGGCCGCAGAGTCGGCGATGGCCTGGCCGCCCTTCACGAACAGCGCTTGATCGCCCTACGGCACCTCGACGACAAGGTCGGCTCGGGCCACGTCTACAACGCCGCCGTCAACGAGTTCGACATGATCGCGGGAGCGCTGCGCACCGCGACCTACAGCGAGGCAACTGGTCGGCGTCTCCTCGCCGCCGCAGCCGACGCACAGCGAGCAGCCGGCTGGACCGCCTACGACAGCGGGCACCCCGATCGCGCGGAGACCCACTTCGCGGACGCCTCCGAAGACGCACTTTCTTCCCAGGATCCCGAGGTCCTGGCCACGACCCTCTCCTTCTGGGCGATCAAGCTGTATTCAACCGGTGCACCCCAGGAAGCAGTTTCGCTGGTGGAAGCCGCGAAGGTTCACGGTCGTGCAACCGGATCCGCCCGGATGCTTGCGATGCTTCACGCCCGGGCCTGTCGTGCCCACGCGCGGGCGGGCGACCTGCGTGCTTCCGACCGGGAAGCGAACGCGGCCCTGGACGCATACAGCAACGCCATCTGCCTCACCGAGGATCTTCCGTCGCTGTACTGGGTCAACCTGGGAGAGATCTACCAACTCCTGGGCAGCTCCGCGCTCAACCTCGGTCATCCCACCCGCGCGCTGGACCACTTCCAACAGGCCGCCACCGCTGGCGTGGCCGAGCTCCAAGAGAGTTACGACGGCGACTCCTTCCCCCGCGGGGCCGCGATCTACGAGGCACGCGCCGCCGAAGCACACCTCGAACTCGACGCAGTCGAACAGGCCGTAGCCGTAGCCCACCTAGCCGTCGAACACATGGGCGGCGTGAACTCCGCCCGCGGCAGCACTGCCCTGGCCGACCTCCGAACGAAGCTGCGGGCGCATCAGGGCGTACCTGAAGTCAGAAACTTCCTGGAGTTCACCGCGTAG